A stretch of Myxococcus hansupus DNA encodes these proteins:
- a CDS encoding ATP-binding protein, with the protein MTTSLRMFGESRLEFIDRVTAGLRRFLEDVRFFGPESEQVELAVAEAVANAIQHGNQGQMRRRVEVGISYQDACITVCVRDEGNGFDVAAVPDATSGARLLVPSGRGVLLMRALMDEVEFSRHPRGGAVVRLSKQRFAVPPLKQE; encoded by the coding sequence ATGACGACCTCCTTGCGCATGTTCGGCGAAAGCCGGTTGGAGTTCATTGACAGGGTCACCGCCGGGCTCCGTCGCTTCTTGGAGGACGTGCGCTTCTTCGGGCCTGAGTCGGAGCAGGTGGAGTTGGCGGTCGCGGAGGCCGTGGCCAATGCCATTCAACATGGCAATCAAGGCCAGATGCGCCGCCGGGTCGAGGTGGGCATTTCGTATCAGGATGCCTGCATCACGGTGTGTGTGCGGGATGAAGGTAACGGATTCGACGTGGCGGCGGTTCCGGATGCGACGTCCGGTGCTCGGCTCCTCGTGCCTTCGGGGCGAGGGGTGCTGTTGATGCGCGCGCTCATGGATGAGGTGGAGTTCTCGCGCCATCCCCGGGGCGGCGCCGTCGTCCGTCTTTCGAAGCAGCGGTTCGCGGTCCCCCCTCTGAAACAGGAGTGA
- a CDS encoding STAS domain-containing protein translates to MAQLTIQQRQSGDVTILDLAGKIAIGEGAVVLRQAVHQALEDGKKKLVLHLANVSSVDSSGIGELVSAYTRMSNHGGALKLLALPSKVQDVLMITRLLTVFETFDSEQEALASFQ, encoded by the coding sequence ATGGCTCAGTTGACCATCCAGCAGCGCCAGTCAGGCGACGTCACCATCCTCGACCTCGCCGGGAAGATTGCGATTGGAGAGGGCGCGGTCGTATTGCGCCAGGCGGTGCACCAGGCGCTGGAAGACGGGAAGAAGAAGCTCGTGTTGCACCTGGCGAATGTTTCGTCCGTGGACAGCTCTGGCATTGGCGAGCTGGTGAGCGCCTACACCCGGATGTCGAACCATGGCGGCGCGCTGAAGCTCCTGGCGCTTCCGAGCAAGGTCCAGGACGTGCTGATGATCACCAGGTTGCTGACGGTCTTCGAGACCTTCGACAGCGAGCAGGAGGCGCTCGCCAGCTTCCAGTAG
- a CDS encoding serine/threonine-protein kinase, protein MTSLVGRHIGRYRILEQLGSGGMSVVYKGLDTALDREVAVKVLHPHLAGKDESRRRLAREARAVAKLHHPNILEVFDFSAADAQDAFIVTEYIRGQTLKVFLDEGPMDPPELAAMVIHELAAALAHAHEAGVIHRDLKPENVMVRDDGVLKLMDFGIARLMDIEERMTLTGTLVGSPAHMAPEIIEGLEAGPPADVFSVGIMFYAAMTGRLPFLAPNTTATLKRILDGDYEDPRRRVPALSDELADICATCLQRDPQRRYPDAARLRDALADYLAGLGFARVGEELVSYFADPQSYRKLARQRIVATLLDRSERQLAEKRIPRALASLNQVLALDGANERALALLKGIQRAQRLKTWRRRGIRVGVGLAAAGLLGLGGWKARSGHASIDPAMSQEVTAPEQVATTPPPPEPSTEPLATTTAPAGLAAGAQENAGRPGTPQPVRPASPPPRAAKAPSGLTPRTEGSPSVGGTVKTGLARAATPEDEDAPRKPLVRRLPVSILVRPYGSIRVDDGAISTQPLQKHDVEMTPGRHAVTISCDYCEDVVDTIDVQAEGDNVFHLRAQPKASRLSVDFEPAGAQVRVGDEVRTAADSLTTPFEVRSPRGPAGFQHTVVVEVSHPGYVPERRVVHLRPGEPTTLRGSLRPE, encoded by the coding sequence ATGACGTCGCTCGTCGGCCGCCATATCGGTCGCTACCGCATCCTCGAGCAACTCGGCTCGGGGGGCATGAGCGTCGTGTACAAAGGGCTCGACACGGCCCTGGACCGCGAGGTCGCGGTGAAGGTGCTGCACCCGCACCTCGCCGGCAAGGACGAGTCCCGCCGCCGGCTGGCCCGCGAGGCCCGCGCGGTGGCCAAGCTGCACCACCCCAACATCCTGGAGGTGTTCGACTTCTCCGCCGCGGACGCGCAGGACGCGTTCATCGTCACCGAGTACATCCGCGGCCAGACGCTGAAGGTCTTCCTGGACGAAGGCCCCATGGACCCGCCGGAGCTGGCGGCCATGGTCATCCATGAGCTCGCCGCCGCCCTGGCCCACGCCCACGAGGCCGGCGTCATCCACCGCGACCTCAAGCCCGAGAACGTCATGGTGCGCGACGACGGCGTCCTCAAGCTCATGGACTTCGGCATCGCCCGGTTGATGGACATCGAGGAGCGGATGACGCTCACCGGCACGCTGGTGGGCTCGCCGGCGCACATGGCCCCGGAAATCATCGAGGGCCTGGAGGCCGGTCCCCCCGCGGACGTCTTCAGCGTGGGCATCATGTTCTACGCCGCGATGACGGGACGGCTGCCCTTCCTCGCGCCCAACACCACCGCCACGCTCAAGCGCATCCTGGACGGGGACTACGAGGACCCGCGCCGCCGCGTGCCCGCGCTGTCCGACGAGCTGGCGGACATCTGCGCCACCTGCCTCCAGCGAGATCCCCAGCGGCGCTACCCGGACGCGGCCCGGCTGCGCGACGCGCTCGCGGACTACCTCGCGGGGCTCGGCTTCGCGCGCGTGGGCGAAGAGCTGGTGTCGTACTTCGCGGACCCGCAGTCGTACCGGAAGCTGGCCCGTCAGCGCATCGTCGCCACCCTGCTGGACCGCAGCGAGCGGCAACTGGCGGAGAAGCGCATCCCGCGCGCCCTGGCCAGCCTCAACCAGGTCCTGGCGCTGGACGGCGCCAATGAGCGGGCGCTGGCGCTCCTCAAGGGCATCCAGCGGGCCCAGCGCCTCAAGACGTGGCGCCGCCGCGGAATCCGGGTGGGCGTGGGCCTGGCCGCCGCGGGCCTGTTGGGCCTGGGCGGCTGGAAGGCCCGCAGCGGTCACGCCAGCATCGACCCGGCGATGTCGCAGGAGGTCACCGCGCCGGAACAGGTGGCCACCACGCCGCCTCCGCCCGAACCGTCCACCGAGCCGCTCGCCACCACCACCGCGCCGGCCGGGCTGGCCGCCGGTGCGCAGGAGAACGCCGGGCGCCCTGGCACGCCCCAGCCGGTCCGGCCCGCGAGCCCGCCGCCTCGCGCGGCCAAGGCCCCCAGCGGCCTGACGCCCAGGACCGAGGGCTCGCCGTCGGTGGGCGGCACGGTGAAGACGGGCCTGGCGCGCGCCGCCACCCCGGAGGATGAAGACGCGCCGCGCAAGCCGCTGGTGCGAAGGCTGCCGGTGTCCATCCTCGTGCGGCCGTACGGCAGCATCCGGGTGGATGACGGCGCCATCAGCACCCAGCCGCTGCAGAAGCACGACGTGGAGATGACGCCGGGGCGGCACGCCGTCACCATCTCCTGCGACTACTGCGAGGACGTGGTGGACACCATCGACGTGCAGGCGGAGGGGGACAACGTCTTCCACCTGCGGGCCCAGCCCAAGGCGTCGCGCCTGTCGGTGGACTTCGAGCCCGCGGGCGCGCAGGTGCGCGTGGGCGACGAGGTCCGCACCGCGGCGGACAGCCTGACGACGCCGTTCGAGGTCCGGTCCCCCCGCGGCCCCGCGGGCTTCCAGCACACCGTGGTGGTGGAGGTCTCCCACCCGGGGTACGTTCCGGAGCGGCGGGTGGTGCATCTGCGGCCGGGCGAACCCACCACGCTGCGTGGGAGTCTCCGCCCCGAATGA
- a CDS encoding 6-phosphofructokinase — protein MRLGVLTGGGDCPGLNALIRGLVKRGTHEFGHEFVGIENGYMGLLEPGLAHPLTEEDTRGILPKGGTILGTSNKANPFSYATRENGHWVEHDVSDQVLRRCEELRLDGLIAVGGDGTLSIAHRLSEKGLKVVGCPKTIDNDLSGTDQTFGFDTARLIVTEALDRLHSTAESHDRVMVVEIMGRHAGFLTLESGIAGGADVILIPEIPYNVEAVVAKVRRRSTRRRSFSIIAISEGAFPQGGELAVLDAAEAIPGRGVVRLGGSGKVLADLLARHIEAEIRVTVLGHLQRGGSPSAADRVLATRYGCKVLDLVSAGQWDHMVALRAGEIIAVPLSESRKERRVDPAGELVRFTKSMGISFGD, from the coding sequence ATGAGACTTGGAGTCCTGACCGGTGGTGGAGACTGCCCCGGCCTCAACGCGCTCATTCGCGGCCTCGTGAAGCGAGGCACGCACGAGTTCGGCCACGAATTCGTCGGCATCGAGAATGGCTACATGGGGCTGCTCGAGCCGGGGCTCGCCCACCCGCTCACTGAAGAGGACACGCGCGGCATCCTCCCCAAGGGCGGCACCATCCTGGGGACCTCCAACAAGGCCAACCCGTTCTCGTACGCGACCCGTGAGAACGGGCACTGGGTGGAGCACGACGTGTCCGACCAGGTCCTCCGCCGGTGCGAGGAGCTGCGCCTGGACGGGCTCATCGCCGTGGGCGGTGATGGCACGCTGTCCATCGCCCACCGGCTGTCAGAGAAGGGCCTCAAGGTGGTGGGCTGCCCGAAGACCATCGACAACGACTTGTCCGGCACGGACCAGACGTTCGGGTTCGACACCGCGCGGCTCATCGTCACCGAGGCGCTCGACCGCCTGCACTCCACCGCCGAGTCCCATGACCGGGTGATGGTGGTGGAGATCATGGGCCGCCACGCGGGCTTCCTCACCCTGGAGAGCGGCATCGCCGGGGGCGCGGACGTCATCCTGATTCCGGAGATTCCGTACAACGTGGAAGCCGTGGTGGCGAAGGTCCGCCGCCGCTCCACCCGCCGTCGCAGCTTCTCCATCATCGCCATCTCGGAGGGTGCGTTTCCCCAGGGCGGCGAGCTGGCCGTGCTGGACGCGGCGGAGGCCATTCCCGGGCGCGGCGTGGTCCGGCTGGGCGGCTCGGGCAAGGTGCTGGCGGACCTGCTCGCCCGCCACATCGAAGCGGAGATTCGCGTGACGGTGCTGGGCCACCTCCAGCGCGGCGGCAGCCCCAGCGCGGCGGACCGGGTGCTGGCCACCCGCTACGGCTGCAAGGTGCTGGACCTGGTGAGCGCCGGGCAGTGGGACCACATGGTGGCGCTGCGCGCGGGGGAGATCATCGCGGTACCCTTGAGCGAATCGCGCAAGGAGCGCCGGGTGGATCCGGCGGGCGAGCTGGTGCGCTTCACCAAGAGCATGGGCATCAGCTTCGGGGACTGA
- a CDS encoding sigma-54-dependent Fis family transcriptional regulator: MASLTVRTPDGKVRAISLLKRLTSIGRGADNDIQLEDTSVPSSALHVTFDGTRYEVGSLGATFQVNGKKRDAHALSTGDVVRVGQTELIFARDDAPRAPPPPPAPPRELTRTSSPDSHTSELPGVPGRELLLLRRLTAFSERLLGLYDLERILEGLMDEAIEVTRADKGFLILMENGEPRIKVARNVARENIEDTVEKDRISDSIIAKVVKEQKALIVADALDSPEFNKSDSVVNLRVHSVLCVPLMQKGDLFGVIYVGNDRLVNRFEPKSADMLTIFAAQASLILQNAMLVSDLKLDNTELRRKLEDQRYGDIVGACQGMRDVYKRIDKIAPTDISVLITGETGTGKELIAREIHRRSPRVKGPFITINCGAIPENLLESELFGHVKGAFTGAVATKAGKFQAAIGGTLFLDEIGEMPLQLQVKLLRALQEKIVYKVGDNRGEPVDIRVVAATNKILEDEVKKNTFREDLYYRLNVVTLKLPPLRERGEDVVVLGRFFLQKYAREFSSKARSFTPSATVSMRKYGWPGNIRELENRLKKAVVLADKPLLGPDDLDLKPENLEPIMPLLQAKEEFQKRYINEVLARNNGNRTKTAKDLGVDPRTIFRHLEKLEAEKTGRPLPPEEGDELL, encoded by the coding sequence ATGGCCAGCCTCACCGTCCGCACCCCCGATGGCAAGGTCCGCGCGATCTCCCTGCTCAAGCGCCTCACCAGCATCGGGCGGGGCGCGGACAACGACATCCAGCTCGAGGACACGTCCGTTCCCTCCAGCGCCCTGCACGTCACCTTCGACGGCACGCGCTACGAGGTCGGCAGTCTGGGCGCCACCTTCCAGGTCAACGGCAAGAAGCGCGACGCGCATGCGCTCTCCACCGGTGACGTGGTCCGCGTGGGCCAGACGGAGCTGATCTTCGCCCGGGACGACGCCCCCCGCGCGCCGCCGCCCCCGCCCGCCCCGCCTCGCGAGCTGACGCGCACGTCCAGTCCGGACTCGCACACGTCCGAGCTGCCCGGCGTGCCCGGCCGCGAGCTGCTCCTGCTGCGCCGGCTCACGGCCTTCAGCGAGCGGCTGCTGGGGCTCTACGATTTGGAGCGCATCCTGGAGGGCCTCATGGACGAGGCCATCGAGGTGACGCGCGCCGACAAGGGCTTCCTCATCCTGATGGAGAACGGGGAGCCGCGCATCAAGGTGGCGCGCAACGTGGCCCGGGAGAACATCGAGGACACGGTGGAGAAGGACCGCATCTCCGACTCCATCATCGCCAAGGTGGTCAAGGAGCAGAAGGCGCTCATCGTCGCGGACGCGTTGGACTCGCCGGAGTTCAACAAGAGCGACTCGGTGGTCAACCTGCGCGTCCACTCCGTGCTGTGCGTCCCGCTGATGCAGAAGGGCGACCTGTTCGGCGTCATCTACGTGGGCAACGACCGGCTGGTGAACCGGTTCGAGCCCAAGAGCGCGGACATGCTCACCATCTTCGCAGCCCAGGCCTCGCTCATCCTCCAGAACGCGATGCTGGTGAGCGACCTCAAGCTCGACAACACCGAGCTGCGCCGCAAGCTGGAGGACCAGCGCTACGGCGACATCGTGGGCGCGTGCCAGGGCATGCGCGACGTGTACAAGCGCATCGACAAGATTGCCCCCACGGACATCTCCGTGCTCATCACCGGCGAGACGGGCACGGGCAAGGAGCTCATCGCCCGCGAAATCCACCGCCGCTCGCCGCGCGTCAAGGGCCCCTTCATCACCATCAACTGCGGCGCCATCCCGGAGAACCTGCTGGAGAGCGAGCTCTTCGGCCACGTGAAGGGCGCCTTCACCGGCGCGGTGGCCACCAAGGCCGGCAAGTTCCAGGCGGCCATTGGCGGCACCCTCTTCCTGGACGAAATCGGCGAGATGCCGCTCCAGCTCCAGGTGAAGCTGCTGCGCGCGCTCCAGGAGAAGATTGTCTACAAGGTCGGCGACAACCGCGGCGAGCCGGTGGACATCCGCGTGGTGGCGGCCACCAACAAGATTCTCGAGGACGAGGTGAAGAAGAACACCTTCCGCGAGGACCTCTACTACCGCCTCAACGTCGTCACCCTGAAGCTGCCGCCCCTGCGCGAGCGCGGCGAGGACGTGGTGGTCCTGGGCCGCTTCTTCCTGCAGAAGTACGCCCGCGAGTTCAGCTCCAAGGCCCGCAGCTTCACGCCCTCCGCCACCGTGTCCATGCGCAAGTACGGCTGGCCCGGCAACATCCGCGAGCTGGAGAACCGGCTGAAGAAGGCGGTGGTGCTCGCGGACAAGCCGCTGCTGGGCCCGGACGATTTGGACCTCAAGCCAGAGAACCTGGAGCCCATCATGCCGCTGCTCCAGGCCAAGGAAGAGTTCCAGAAGCGTTACATCAACGAGGTCCTCGCCCGGAACAACGGGAACCGGACCAAGACGGCGAAGGACCTGGGCGTGGACCCGCGGACCATCTTCCGCCATCTGGAGAAGCTGGAAGCGGAGAAGACGGGACGCCCCCTGCCCCCCGAGGAGGGCGACGAGCTACTCTAG
- a CDS encoding outer membrane beta-barrel protein has product MLRRLLPLALLLSAPAAAQDFSYDDEEASTSLDGVGRITIQGGWRITPNKTLYDGWYSRAANQGLPRAREVSGAPILTASFAYAITDMVEVGIDLFGSQSRLYLNEPGTDGGPPQARQVDTLGYGALVGLRFQTVVPQLGPQGLVVFAGLLAGPTLISSERKGEALQETTTQAWMGNAGATLRLTPRWGITADYRLAFLRGPVGPATGRVGSFSMGGSWLSLGITYSFPAEPSRPLPGSL; this is encoded by the coding sequence ATGCTCCGTCGCCTTCTTCCGCTCGCACTGCTGCTTTCCGCTCCCGCCGCCGCGCAGGACTTCTCCTACGACGATGAGGAGGCCTCCACCTCGCTCGACGGCGTGGGGCGCATCACCATCCAAGGCGGCTGGCGCATCACCCCGAACAAGACGCTGTACGACGGCTGGTACTCGCGTGCGGCGAACCAGGGGCTGCCGCGCGCCCGTGAGGTGTCGGGCGCCCCCATCCTCACGGCGTCGTTCGCCTATGCCATCACCGACATGGTGGAGGTGGGCATCGACCTGTTCGGCTCGCAGAGTCGCCTCTACCTCAACGAGCCCGGGACGGACGGTGGGCCCCCGCAGGCACGGCAGGTGGACACGCTGGGTTACGGGGCACTCGTGGGCCTGCGTTTCCAGACGGTGGTTCCGCAGCTCGGGCCCCAGGGGCTCGTGGTCTTCGCGGGCCTGCTCGCCGGGCCCACGTTGATTTCGTCCGAGCGCAAGGGTGAGGCGCTCCAGGAGACCACCACCCAGGCCTGGATGGGCAACGCGGGGGCCACGTTGAGGCTGACGCCCCGGTGGGGCATCACCGCGGACTACCGGCTGGCGTTCCTCCGGGGCCCCGTGGGCCCGGCCACCGGGCGCGTGGGCTCGTTCAGCATGGGAGGGAGCTGGCTCTCACTGGGAATCACCTACAGCTTTCCAGCAGAGCCATCCCGACCGCTTCCTGGCAGTCTGTAG
- a CDS encoding carboxypeptidase regulatory-like domain-containing protein — translation MPNPNDGLHAQDFRVDTVRPELNLALFGPAVIHGTVVRDTSTPEQPNSTRLYSEPLRLTAQGESQLLPGVTRDFSAHLVPFKGTWVLPVGTGAYTVTLTADDVELPPARGTTWVDPGDTAPVHLVLSSPDQVVRLLGRVVRQGNLPVDAELEVQALDANLAPLSQRVTVTRSTGDFALFLPEEATQRNSLLIRVTSTRDMWVPQKTFTVDPREPLTTPLEMGDFGEPVQVSGRILARDGQPVANASVSLRGQVGGGGTFQGPLSYTDTEGRFTGQTLPSAPGNVLSLVVVPPSGSDSGLTVQPVEVPRAGAHLTDVLCPARSIVRGRVFRTDGQSPAAGVRVLANPVGQVPGWPRPPTGGEAQGTSDGEGDYVIRLDPGVYRVDFVPTENLPRVTRVVTVLPGDETRPQVLASFPLQRGRTVRGVVSEAGQPAPYASVRFYRVANLEGRPLSVLLAQTVSDHMGRYKALLPVR, via the coding sequence ATGCCCAACCCGAATGACGGCCTGCACGCGCAGGACTTCCGCGTGGACACCGTCCGGCCGGAGCTGAACCTGGCGCTGTTCGGCCCCGCCGTCATCCACGGCACCGTCGTTCGCGACACCTCGACGCCCGAGCAGCCCAACAGCACCCGCCTCTACTCCGAGCCCTTGCGGCTGACCGCCCAAGGGGAGAGCCAACTGCTGCCCGGCGTGACGCGCGACTTCTCCGCGCACCTGGTGCCCTTCAAGGGGACGTGGGTGCTGCCCGTGGGAACCGGTGCCTATACCGTGACGCTGACGGCCGACGACGTGGAGCTGCCGCCAGCGCGGGGGACCACCTGGGTCGACCCCGGGGACACCGCGCCCGTTCACCTGGTGCTCTCCTCTCCCGACCAGGTGGTGCGGCTGCTCGGCCGGGTGGTGCGCCAGGGCAACCTGCCCGTGGACGCCGAGCTGGAGGTCCAGGCGCTGGACGCGAACCTCGCCCCCCTGTCCCAGCGTGTGACGGTGACCCGGTCCACCGGGGACTTCGCGCTCTTCCTTCCCGAGGAGGCCACGCAGCGCAACAGCCTCCTGATTCGCGTGACGTCCACGCGGGACATGTGGGTGCCGCAGAAGACCTTCACGGTGGATCCCCGCGAGCCGCTCACCACGCCGCTGGAGATGGGCGACTTCGGTGAGCCGGTCCAGGTCTCCGGCCGCATCCTGGCGCGGGACGGCCAGCCGGTGGCGAACGCCTCGGTGTCCCTGCGAGGCCAGGTGGGCGGCGGCGGGACGTTTCAGGGCCCGTTGAGCTACACCGACACGGAGGGCCGCTTCACGGGCCAGACGCTCCCCTCCGCGCCGGGCAACGTCCTGTCGCTGGTCGTCGTTCCGCCCTCGGGCTCCGACTCCGGCCTGACGGTGCAGCCCGTGGAGGTGCCTCGCGCGGGCGCCCACCTCACGGACGTGCTGTGTCCGGCGCGGAGCATCGTCCGGGGCCGGGTTTTCCGGACGGACGGCCAGAGCCCGGCGGCGGGCGTGCGCGTGCTCGCGAACCCCGTGGGGCAGGTGCCAGGGTGGCCCCGCCCGCCCACCGGGGGCGAAGCCCAGGGGACGAGCGACGGCGAGGGAGACTACGTCATCCGGTTGGATCCGGGCGTCTACCGCGTGGACTTCGTTCCCACGGAGAACCTGCCGCGGGTCACCCGCGTCGTCACGGTGTTGCCAGGTGACGAGACGCGGCCCCAGGTTCTGGCGAGCTTCCCACTCCAGCGGGGACGCACCGTGCGCGGCGTGGTGAGCGAGGCCGGCCAGCCCGCGCCCTACGCCTCGGTGCGCTTCTACCGGGTGGCGAACCTGGAGGGACGGCCCCTCTCCGTGCTGCTGGCCCAGACGGTGTCGGACCACATGGGCCGCTACAAGGCGCTGCTGCCCGTGCGCTGA
- a CDS encoding tetratricopeptide repeat protein, producing MRESAEIISGPRKMSMPDQPKTDVEKELTDLRREIVEARNLVIKSDNLLKNLHAEVKAVGKRHEDFQKRQWLSSAVAYVLFAVISVGAALMITSARSSSATNEKERLEKTVADLSGQLEKQRADTAAHQSVQQEANKVYKMMTSLPGDERLKGIDALVKLDTTRLSTLERQALNDRAAVLRRETGDAAFEQGKIAFRKNEMDGVIANMERFLAMNPPQDQALDASFFLGTAYNNTRNHEKAVPLLARFVDGDRKSKTRDYAMLLLAHSYQEVGQYDKALEIARDAAGSYLNSQYQSQFRGRIATVKRLMNPESGAAAPAQATSQPGQ from the coding sequence ATGCGTGAATCGGCCGAGATCATTTCCGGGCCCAGGAAGATGTCCATGCCAGACCAGCCGAAGACGGATGTGGAAAAGGAACTCACGGATCTGCGCCGTGAGATCGTCGAGGCACGCAACCTCGTCATCAAGAGCGACAACCTGCTCAAGAACCTCCACGCGGAGGTGAAGGCGGTTGGCAAACGCCACGAAGATTTCCAGAAGCGCCAGTGGCTCTCCTCGGCCGTGGCGTACGTGCTGTTCGCCGTCATCTCCGTGGGTGCCGCGTTGATGATCACGAGCGCGCGCAGCTCCAGCGCCACCAATGAGAAGGAGCGCCTGGAGAAGACGGTCGCCGACCTGTCGGGCCAACTGGAGAAGCAGCGCGCGGACACCGCGGCGCACCAGTCCGTCCAGCAGGAGGCGAACAAGGTCTACAAGATGATGACCAGCCTCCCCGGCGACGAGCGCCTCAAGGGCATCGACGCGTTGGTGAAGCTGGACACCACGCGCCTGAGCACCCTGGAGCGTCAGGCCCTCAATGACCGCGCCGCCGTGCTGCGCCGCGAGACGGGCGACGCCGCGTTCGAGCAGGGGAAGATCGCCTTCCGCAAGAACGAGATGGACGGCGTCATCGCCAACATGGAGCGGTTCCTGGCCATGAACCCGCCGCAGGACCAGGCGCTGGACGCGTCCTTCTTCCTGGGCACGGCGTACAACAACACCCGCAACCACGAGAAGGCGGTGCCCCTGCTGGCCCGTTTCGTGGACGGCGACCGCAAGTCCAAGACGCGCGACTACGCCATGCTGCTGCTGGCGCACTCCTACCAGGAGGTGGGCCAGTACGATAAGGCGCTGGAGATCGCGCGTGACGCGGCGGGCAGCTACCTGAACAGCCAGTACCAGTCCCAGTTCCGGGGCCGCATCGCCACGGTGAAGCGGTTGATGAACCCGGAGTCCGGCGCCGCCGCCCCGGCGCAGGCCACCAGCCAGCCCGGCCAGTAG
- a CDS encoding tetratricopeptide repeat protein, protein MTPAARADMELRADRALRRGELTEALGLYESLVRAFPADPGLAGKLANARELLQPAELEVLEAARAEAHIPLPVGPSSPVQEGERLFALGDYAGAAACYRRALQERPDSELLKERLIELYGLARTMPLQSPTDRALPDKPEPRLQALLDRVASRRRLKRD, encoded by the coding sequence ATGACCCCCGCCGCCAGGGCCGACATGGAGTTACGTGCCGATCGCGCCCTGCGCCGCGGCGAGCTCACCGAAGCGCTCGGACTGTACGAGTCGCTCGTTCGCGCGTTCCCAGCCGACCCCGGCCTGGCCGGCAAGCTGGCCAACGCGCGGGAGCTGCTCCAGCCCGCGGAACTGGAAGTGCTCGAAGCGGCCCGGGCGGAGGCCCACATCCCGCTCCCCGTGGGCCCCTCGTCCCCCGTGCAGGAAGGCGAACGCCTCTTCGCCCTGGGTGACTACGCGGGAGCCGCCGCGTGCTACCGCCGCGCCCTCCAGGAACGGCCGGACAGCGAGCTGCTGAAGGAGCGGCTGATCGAGCTCTATGGCCTCGCGCGCACGATGCCCCTACAGTCTCCGACAGATAGGGCACTCCCCGACAAGCCGGAGCCTCGCCTGCAGGCCCTGCTCGACCGGGTCGCCTCGCGCCGCCGCCTGAAGCGCGACTGA